The DNA sequence TCAACAGTTGATTTGTATTTTGTTAAAAAATCTTTTGATCCGGGTCAGTTGAAAGGGGGGAGAATCGTGAGAAAAAGAAAAGAAGGGTGTCTCTTGTTCAATGCCAAGATTGTTTTTTGTCCAAGGAATTTAATTCTCAGATGAGTTGTATAAACGGATTCCCCAATAAATTGTTGGGAAAAAGAACACCATTAATCCTCGAGTAAAGCCTCTGCCATTCTTGTTAACCAGTCGATAACGGCCATACATATGGCAACAATGATGAGCGGAAGTCCCTTTGTTTTTTGCTTTCACGGATTGATTCATGTGTATCGTTGTTGTCAGTGCTTTTTAATTTTTTGAATGATTTCTTTTAAAAGGCCAACCGGCAGGCCGACAATGTCTTCAATTCTTATGCTTGATGAACAGGAAATGCGATAATCGGGGGCTATTCATTTCTTGCTGGTTGTTTGTTTTTATTTGGGCCAAACCGCTGGAGCGACAATAGCACGGATGGTGCCGTCATATTTTTTCAGCGTCGTGATTGGTGAGAGGATTGTGACCTCAAGAGTCGTTGTATCTCCAAAGAAGGTATTCGGTACTTTCATATAAAATATAGGGATTTTGCAGATCCCTTTGCTGTAACCAAACCCCGGTTGAAGTTGGACGGGGACGACTTTTGAGTCTGTAGATTCTCCATTGGATGTGATCGAATATCGTATCTGACCATCAAGATGAATAAATGGGGTGATGGCAGGATTTTCACATGGGATAACCAGAAAGAAAGCGTGGGGCACGTCAAATTGTTTTTTGAGCACGCCTCTGATGGTTGTTCCTTTTTTTAGTACATTGAAATCAGATGTGAAAATAGGTGTATAAAATGTTTCTGTTCTGAAATTCGCTGCAAAGTAGGTTGATCGCCAAATCAACCAACATCCAATGAGAAGCGCGAAAAAGAATAACCAAATTATTTTTTTCATTTTCAGTATTGTCAGGCGGATATTTATCCGCCTGACAGGGTATGGGTTAGCGTTGTTTATCTCCTCGGGCAAATAAAGTATATTGATGGCGTAATGCATCCGCATAATCTTGGCAGTTCTTCGATTTGCCCGTGCTGCCTTTGATTAATTTGTATTTCCCGGGATCAATGCTTTTTATTGTTCGGCGCATGCGTTTGTCGTCGTAATGTTTGGCTTCAAGTGTAAAGTCTTTGATGTTTTCGGTGTCCCATTGCACACCTGATTTGTAAAATCCGAGATTCTTTTTGGAACCATCTTCAAAAAAACCGTGTTCATGTTTTAATTCATAATTTCTTTGATCAGCAGTGGACCCATTTGTTCCAATCCAATGAGCACCTTTGGGTAAAAAGGAGAGAAGTCTTTTCCCAAATCGGAACAGCCCCAGAGGGTCCACACCGTTCACCGGGTCATCCAGACAATAGCCATACCAGTCTGGATCGCCGCCTTTGTCCCCAAGTGGATCAGGGGCGGTCCATCGGCTGGTGTTTGTGTCATAATCCCGCCAGCCGAAGCGGACGAAATCTAAATTCTGGTCGTGCAGGCCACCTGCATAGCCGATGGGGATGCGAAAATTCGGATTGGTCTTTTTCATGATTCCGCCAAAAGGCTCATATAAGATTTCTTGTATCACATTGCCGTGTTGATTCGCAACAACGCGAAGTGAGCCGATTTGGTCGTAATACAAGGAAAAGAGGGCACCGTCTTCACGGACCATTGTAGAAGGCAGCCTTTCGTCATCGTTGTATTTGAATTCATACCACATGCGCCCATCTTGGAAGGCCTTAAGGCGAATGAAGTCGAGCCATTGGTATGCCTCGACGAGATGCCCGTTGAGGTATTTTGCTTTTCGCTGGCCATTTTTGTCGTGATGGTAGGTGTACACGCAGTCTTTGTCCTCAATTTCCATTGAAAGCAGTCGGTAGTCCGGTGCGTAACCATACAAATAGTACGTTCCCTTGTTTGACCAGATGGAACGAAACCCGTTGTCGTCGTGTGTGAATGTGTTGTCACCGGCACGGAGAAGGCGGTTATCCATGGTGTATGTATAATTGCGAAAGTTCGGGCCAGCAGTTGCGGGCAAAAAGTCGCGGATGCGGCGACCATGTTTATCGTATTCGCATTGACAGATGAGCCTGCCATTCAGGAGTGCCTTTGAAAGGCGACCTTTCTTGTCGTAGGAGTATTCCCATATGACGTGGCTGTCCTCAACGGCTTCTTGTTTTTCAATGATTCGGCCATTTGGGTCGTGTTTCAGTTGATAAAAATAAGGAGTTTGCATTTCCACCTCGTTCGTTTCGTTTCCAAAGGGTATCTTTGGGAATCCGAACTAGTGTATCCCCAGTTTTTGGCAAATCCTGGTTTTGTGAAAGAATGTAGAGGAAAAACAGTGTATAGGATGAAATAAACACTTGACAGGCAGGGAAAAATTAACGGTTTTTTGGATGGAAGAGGCAAAAAAGAAAACCGCCATTTCGAGTAGAAATGGCGGTTTCGATATATGGAGCTGACGAGCAGGATTGAACTGCCTACCTCGTCCTTACCAAGGACGCGCTCTACCGATTGAGCTACGTCAGCTTTTGAGCTGTTTTTGATGAATCGTCGGATCGAATTGATTCGACCCGACGGGGGAATTCATCATTTGGTCGGGATGAAAGGATTTGAACCTTCGGCCCCTTGACCCCCAGTCAAGTGCGCTACCAGGCTGCGCTACATCCCGACGCGAAGTGAGTTACTATCCGTGACCGAGCTTTGTGTCAATCTTTTTTTTTGAAAAAAAAGCCAACACGGTGGTTTTTTTGAGAATACGCTTGATTGAATGGGGGGAGACCCTATACACTCATCCATTCACGCAGATTTATAATGGATTATTCGTATAAATATGGGGTATTCCCCACATATTGATTGACTAAATGACAAGGACG is a window from the Pseudodesulfovibrio sp. JC047 genome containing:
- a CDS encoding RHS repeat-associated core domain-containing protein; this encodes MEIEDKDCVYTYHHDKNGQRKAKYLNGHLVEAYQWLDFIRLKAFQDGRMWYEFKYNDDERLPSTMVREDGALFSLYYDQIGSLRVVANQHGNVIQEILYEPFGGIMKKTNPNFRIPIGYAGGLHDQNLDFVRFGWRDYDTNTSRWTAPDPLGDKGGDPDWYGYCLDDPVNGVDPLGLFRFGKRLLSFLPKGAHWIGTNGSTADQRNYELKHEHGFFEDGSKKNLGFYKSGVQWDTENIKDFTLEAKHYDDKRMRRTIKSIDPGKYKLIKGSTGKSKNCQDYADALRHQYTLFARGDKQR